A region of the Candidatus Methylacidithermus pantelleriae genome:
GCTGGCAGTGGAAGCCAAGCGTCCCCAGCAATCGATCCCGTGGGCCATGGGTGTGAGTCTTTTCTCAGTAGGTGCCTTTTTTCTTTTTGCTTCCTACGCTTTGGTTTTGGGATTTTCGCTGCAAAAATCTCTCCCCTCCGATTCGACAATTCCCCTGGTTGGACTGGCTCGGCACCTTGGACTTGGATCACTCCAACCCGTCTTGCTATGCGGCCCACTGGTCAGCTCATTTGCTGGATCGATTGCCTGCTTCAATGCCGCCAGTCGTTTGTACTATGCGATGGCATTGGATGGATGGCTTCCCAGATGTCTGACGCACGTGCACCGCAAGCACGTGATCCCCGATCGGGCCCTGGGGCTAGGCGGGCTTTTGGTCCTTTCCGGTTTATCGTTTGGGTTTGTTGTGGGTGGTAATAGCTGGAGTCTTTTTGAATGGTTTGCCCTCCTTTCAGGCTACGGGTTTGTGGCGGCCTATCTTGGGGTGTCCTTGGCAGCCCTGCGAGTGCGGACCGGGGGCCGGGGACGAGGCCTCAGCAAGAGGATGGTGCAAGCTTTCGCTGTTGTCTTTGTGGCTGGGGTATTGTGGGGAAATGTCTTTCCTTTGGAGTTGGGTTCGGAACGTTGGGGTGCACTTCTCACCTTCCTTGGGGCTTTGGGTACCGGATGGGGAGGAAGTCTCCTTTTTAGGAGATCCATGGGAAAAAGGGTTGTGGGCTTTTCTAACCAAGGCGGAGCTTCCCCGTGAAAGACGAGCTATCCCTGGTGCGGGAAGGACTGAAAGGGTGGGCTTGGGGGTGGAAAGTTTGTGGCGCTTTGCTATCCTACTGTGACTTCAAAGTTGAGGCGAACTTTTGAGTCGAAGTACGGCAGGGTTAGGTATGGAGAGGGAAGTCGAGCAGGCAATCCGGCGGATTCGAAAGAGGCAGGAAAAACGGATGGGAATTACCCGACCCCCGTGCTATCCGGACGCGCTGGCCGCGGCGATTGAGGAGTGCCGGTCACGATTAGGGTTTGAGCTGCCCCAGTTTTACAGGGATTTTCTCCGCTTGACTAACGGTTGGACCGTAGGAGCAAGCTCCTTTTATTACGTTGTTGACCCGGACTCGCCTCTTGAGTGGCTTCGGGTCCCGGAGGGGTCTCTGGAGCTTTTCTGTGCCAACGAGGCTTGTCGAGCTTGTGGGATGGATCCCAAGCTTTTCGCCTTTGGTGACAATGAATTCATCCTGTACTGCTACGACACTCGCACTGGGCAATTTGAGTGGAGGGAAAAGTCAGGTCTGGAAAAACAAGTGGCCCGTTTCAATAGGGAGTGGGAATTTTTTCGACGGATCTTCGAAATGGAAGGAGAAGCATAAAGAGAAGCTCGCTTGACCTCTGGGAACTCGGGCTATTTGCTGGCGTCTGTTGCTGTGTCAGAGTCGGGTCACAGAAAAAAATGCCCGTAGGTCTTTGGCCGAGGCGTGCGCTCGCCTCTTTTCCCCTGAGCTTCCGAAAGAGCTTCCCGTGGAAAGATTCCTGGAAGACCCTTCTGGAAATCTTCCAAAGCCCAATTGACGTCTGCCCGAACCGTCCCTTTGGCGGAAAAAAAGCAGTATAATTTTTTTTCGGTTTTGGCGTTACTCGCCGCCACTGGCCCAACAGGCGCAGGAATGGCTGCATGGGTCTGGCCCATGATAAGGCTGGGGGGTCTTGAGGGAGTCCCGGGACGCCGTTCCTTGTGCCGGAGCGCGTGCCGGAGCTTCCAGTACGGTTAGGTCAGAAAGGCTTTTGGGGTCCTTCGGTAGCCAGAGTCCAGACTCTGTTCGAATACCGCTTGAATCGCCGGCGACTATTTTTTCTCCTCACCCTGGCCAACACGTGTCCTTCCAAAGGAAGAGCTTGCGCCCACCGCGGAAGGTACTGGAGGTGCCTTGTGTTCCTCGAGGGCTTTTGCCTTCCACCCTTGGCACTACTTCTTCCAACGCGGTCGTACCCTCTATTCATCCCTGCGGAGGACCTGAATCGACCTTCGGGAAGAAATCAAGCCCTTCTTGTGCTTGGAGACTGTCGTAAGGCGCCGGACTTCTCCCCCGCTTGAGCCCCGTACGGCGCGGACCCTGGTTCTGGTGGGACTTGTGTGCGGCGACGGGGCGGGTTTCCGGTTGTCCGGGCTTCTCTCCGTAACGAATCGAAAGTTCCTTCACCGGGGACCCGGTCAAGAAATGGCGCTCGATGGGGTCTCTCCAGCGAGCGAGGCTGATCCTGACCACTTTTTCCATGCGGCATCGAGGAGCCGTGGGTCCTGGAGGTGACCCTAAAACCCATGATCGATCGTACGTTAGAACGGCGACAATTGGTAAGAATAAGTGAGGGAACGCCTCTTGGCTATGCCCGCTGGGGGGCACAGAGAGGGTTTGTTTGGGAAATCTTAGAATCCTCCAGCTTCTGGGAAGGTACGCGGCAAGGTGGACGGAGGCTCTTCTCGCTTTTGAGAGTGCCGAAAGGCTTTTCTAGAATTCCTCTCTTGAGAGACCGGGGCGAAGGGAAAGCTTGTCGATCGGACAAAAAAGGATAACAAGCGCTTTTACCAGCCAGACCCGTCAAGCGGAATTTTGCTCTTTCCTTGCGGGGCAAAAGTCGTTATTGTGTTGGTATGCCGGATGAGACAACCACTGCTATTGTTTTTGCTACCGTTGTAGCTTTTGTACTGGTTGGGACTGCGGCTTTTGCGGCGATCGTGAGTCGGAAAGACCGAGAGGCCAGGCAGAAAGCCATGGCTCAAAAGCGGGCTCAGGAGCAGGCTCGATAGCACAGTGCTACGTGGGTGGTGCGGGTCTTCTGAGGGTCTGGCTAAGAAAAGTCGCAAAAGACCCAGGAGAAAAGCTTTGTGCGCTAATTGAGGAGCTGGTACCAGTTATTCCGGCGACGCGGGAGATACCCGGCTTCGCGGATCAATCGCTCGATTTCGTTTGCATCGAGCCGGTAAATAGTCCCCGCGCTAGCGACCACGTTTTCTTCGATCATCACGCTTCCAAAGTCGTTTGCCCCAAAAAAAAGTGCCAATTGCCCGATCTCCGGACCTTGGGTTACCCAAGACGATTGGATATTGTCAAAATTATCCAGATAAATCCTGGCTAGCGCCTGCATGCGCAAGTACTCTGCTGCACCCGTTTTTTCCATCGGCATCGCGGTCCGATCCGGTTGGAACGTCCAGCAAATAAACACGGTGAACCCACCCGTCTCATCCTGAAGGGACCGAATCTTATCTAGGTGCTCCACTCGATCTTCAAGGCCTTCCTTGTGACCAAACATCATCGTAGCACTGGATCGAAGACCCATGCGGTGGGCTATCCGCATGACCTCCAGCCACTCCTCCGAGCTACATTTGCGTGGCGCAATGGTTTTGCGGACAGAGTCCACAAGAATTTCTGCCCCCCCTCCAGGGATTGACCCCAAACCTGCTTCGCGGAACCGTTGCAGGACTTCCGCTACGCTCATCCGAAACACCTTAGCCAAATGCTGAAATTCAGGGGGAGAAAACCCATGAATATTGATGGTGGGGTGATGAACCCGGATGTGGTGCAGGAGACCCAGGTAGTAGTCAAGCCCCAGTTTGGGATGATGTCCCCCCTGGAGCAGGATCTGGACGCCCCCCAGCTCCTCCAGTTCACGAATCTTTTTGCTGATTTCCTCATAGGACAGGACGTAGGAGTCCGGATCCCTCTCCCTGCGGTAAAAGGCACAAAATCGGCAACCGACATTGCAGACATTGGTATAGTTGATGTTTCTTTCGATGATATAGGTTACGATTCGGTCCCCTTGACCTCCGTAAGCCTCTTTCTTTTTTTGGATGCGTCGCTGGTGGGCCAGTTCTCCCAGTTCGGGCAAAGGTAGGCGATAAAGCTCAAGCGCTTCCTCCTTGTCAATCCGTTCCCCGTTTAAAACCTTTTTCCGGATTTCGCAGAGGCTTTTCATTTGCCTGGGTCAGCTTTCCGCCTTCCTAAATCCATGTCAAGCTAGGCGTCTGGGGAAAAATTCCAAGCTTTCGAAGTTGAGAAAGAAAGCATTCAATTCCTGCGTGTTCCTGAGGTCCAAGTTCGTAATGGATGCAATGGCTTAAGTAGTCTCTTTCCTCGGCCACGTTGGTAATCTCATCAATCCGGGCTAGCCCCAAGTCTTTCGCTTCCCGTAAAAGATTGGCCAGCTGAGAAACACCGGAAACGTTTCGAACGGTCCACACGGCAAAGACAAAAGGATATCCTGTGATTTTGTTCCATACCTCCCCAAGATCGACCAGTTGCCTTGGTGGCCGCAAGGATCGCCGCACCGCTAAAGCGGGGTCCCCGATCCAAAGATGGGCATCGGAAATGGATTCTCTTGATACGTAACGAATTTCCCTGCCCAAAAATCCTTCCAGCCAAACTCGGACCAGAAGGGCCGAAGTCCGGGATGCGGGGTCTAAGGCAACGGTACGAACTTGATCCAAGGGCACCTCCAAAACAAGGATCACGCTGCGTACGGGTCCTCGGGCTCCGATACCCACCCCGTCGACCAAAAGGAAATCAGGGTGTTGGAACGCAAACACAATGGGAGCCAAAGCAGCGTCAACCTGTCGCTCTTGCAGGGCTTTACACAGCGCGTTAGGTGTGCCGCGGAAAACGACGGCGTGCTCAAGCGTCCATGTGAGAGGGCGGGCATTTAAGTAGGGAACGGAACCAAGGCGAAAAGGAAAACCCGAAGAAAAGCCGGCTTTCATGCGGTCTTGAGGTTTACGATGGGCACGGAGCAAGGCTCACGGTTTTTTTACGGTTCATTGCACCGAAACTCTATCTTTGGAAACGTTCTTTTGGGAATTCCCTTTTTGGCCAAGAAGCTTGTACTTCCGGTGCAACGCGCGGCTTCTTTTGCTTGGCGCCTTCTTTGCGTCTGACAATCGGTGACCACCCGGAATTCCTTAGCTCCCAAATTCTACCCCACGATCCAGGAGGCGGGAAGTTAGCCAACAGACGCTCCTCTATGGTCGCGGAAAACCGCAAACCGACGCGACAATTTGCCGCATTGTGGAGATTGGCAACTCGGCCGAGTTTTTCTGTCTTGGAATCCAAGCGAAGGCACGGGCACCCAACTGTGAGAAAAAGGTTCTTTAGAGGCTCAAGCCGGAACGGGGGGAGCGAAACCTCTTCCCTGGCCGGTACGGGTACTTTAGAGAACAGGCCCGGTGGCTTGTGTGCTTGGAGGAAGAAAAAGGAAGAAAAGCCTTGAAACATTCCCGCTGGGTAAGTGGGAAATCAAGGAGGCTTTGTTGGCAATGAGCAAACTCATGGAGGCTCCTATGATCCAATCTTTCACAAAACCCGGGTGGGCACGACAGGCAATCGTGTTC
Encoded here:
- a CDS encoding APC family permease, with product MEPARLTTTPKGGQPSLKEGVLDFAETVAQSLGAIAPSVTPALTIPLIYRLVGPATWLAFLLATLGVACLWSCCLPFASRLKDSGSLYRFVSEGLGQKAGVATGWMLSFGYLGAVASLCSGVPLCLESFVGESRNFWQNQVQAQWVVSFTALLAAWFMSSRNVQFSIRSLLASELFSLACMALVLVQVIRAAPGPLPLEKFWEPTQTNRLGSGVMLAVLAFAGFESAASLAVEAKRPQQSIPWAMGVSLFSVGAFFLFASYALVLGFSLQKSLPSDSTIPLVGLARHLGLGSLQPVLLCGPLVSSFAGSIACFNAASRLYYAMALDGWLPRCLTHVHRKHVIPDRALGLGGLLVLSGLSFGFVVGGNSWSLFEWFALLSGYGFVAAYLGVSLAALRVRTGGRGRGLSKRMVQAFAVVFVAGVLWGNVFPLELGSERWGALLTFLGALGTGWGGSLLFRRSMGKRVVGFSNQGGASP
- a CDS encoding YrhA family protein: MSRSTAGLGMEREVEQAIRRIRKRQEKRMGITRPPCYPDALAAAIEECRSRLGFELPQFYRDFLRLTNGWTVGASSFYYVVDPDSPLEWLRVPEGSLELFCANEACRACGMDPKLFAFGDNEFILYCYDTRTGQFEWREKSGLEKQVARFNREWEFFRRIFEMEGEA
- the mqnC gene encoding cyclic dehypoxanthinyl futalosine synthase, which produces MKSLCEIRKKVLNGERIDKEEALELYRLPLPELGELAHQRRIQKKKEAYGGQGDRIVTYIIERNINYTNVCNVGCRFCAFYRRERDPDSYVLSYEEISKKIRELEELGGVQILLQGGHHPKLGLDYYLGLLHHIRVHHPTINIHGFSPPEFQHLAKVFRMSVAEVLQRFREAGLGSIPGGGAEILVDSVRKTIAPRKCSSEEWLEVMRIAHRMGLRSSATMMFGHKEGLEDRVEHLDKIRSLQDETGGFTVFICWTFQPDRTAMPMEKTGAAEYLRMQALARIYLDNFDNIQSSWVTQGPEIGQLALFFGANDFGSVMIEENVVASAGTIYRLDANEIERLIREAGYLPRRRNNWYQLLN
- a CDS encoding menaquinone biosynthetic enzyme MqnA/MqnD family protein is translated as MKAGFSSGFPFRLGSVPYLNARPLTWTLEHAVVFRGTPNALCKALQERQVDAALAPIVFAFQHPDFLLVDGVGIGARGPVRSVILVLEVPLDQVRTVALDPASRTSALLVRVWLEGFLGREIRYVSRESISDAHLWIGDPALAVRRSLRPPRQLVDLGEVWNKITGYPFVFAVWTVRNVSGVSQLANLLREAKDLGLARIDEITNVAEERDYLSHCIHYELGPQEHAGIECFLSQLRKLGIFPQTPSLTWI